The Nocardioides humi genome includes a region encoding these proteins:
- a CDS encoding twin-arginine translocase TatA/TatE family subunit: MMQNLTGWHALVILTIALLLFGSSKLPSLARSVGQSLRILKDEAQQGAEEQEAATAVVEPVPTRHAS; encoded by the coding sequence ATGATGCAGAACCTCACGGGCTGGCACGCCCTCGTGATCCTCACGATCGCCCTCCTCCTCTTCGGCTCCTCGAAGCTGCCCTCGCTCGCCCGGAGCGTCGGGCAGTCGCTGCGCATCCTCAAGGACGAGGCGCAGCAGGGCGCCGAGGAGCAGGAGGCCGCGACCGCCGTCGTCGAGCCGGTCCCGACCCGCCACGCGTCATGA
- the tatC gene encoding twin-arginine translocase subunit TatC produces the protein MTAVTAARGTMPLAGHLREARRRGTRAAVALLVGTIAGYLLSGQVLDVLRTPIEELATSRQASLNYDTVTGAFDLKLRISLFTGIVLSSPVWLHQLFAFVTPGLTRRERRYAVGFTLAAVPLFAAGCLFGFLLFPHMVSMLTGFSSDEDSTILSAAYYVDFVMKVVVATGISFVLPVLMVMLNVLGVVSSRTLRRSWRLIVVVIVLFSALVTPAADVLSMFLVAVPMSALFGLALLITHLHDARRSTPCSA, from the coding sequence ATGACCGCCGTCACCGCCGCGCGGGGCACCATGCCCCTCGCCGGCCACCTGCGGGAGGCCCGACGACGCGGGACCCGCGCGGCGGTGGCGCTGCTCGTCGGCACGATCGCCGGCTACCTGCTCTCCGGCCAGGTCCTTGACGTGCTGCGCACCCCGATCGAGGAGCTCGCGACCTCGCGCCAGGCCAGCCTCAACTACGACACCGTCACCGGCGCGTTCGACCTGAAGCTCAGGATCTCCCTGTTCACCGGCATCGTGCTGTCGAGCCCGGTCTGGCTCCACCAGCTGTTCGCCTTCGTGACGCCGGGCCTGACCCGCCGCGAGAGGCGGTACGCCGTCGGGTTCACGCTCGCCGCCGTACCCCTCTTCGCGGCCGGTTGCCTGTTCGGCTTCCTGCTCTTCCCCCACATGGTGAGCATGCTGACCGGCTTCTCCTCCGACGAGGACAGCACGATCCTCTCCGCGGCCTACTACGTCGACTTCGTGATGAAGGTCGTGGTCGCCACCGGCATCTCGTTCGTGCTCCCCGTCCTCATGGTGATGCTGAACGTCCTCGGCGTGGTGTCGTCCCGCACCCTGCGCCGGAGCTGGCGGCTGATCGTCGTCGTCATCGTGCTGTTCAGCGCCCTCGTGACCCCGGCCGCGGACGTCCTCTCGATGTTCCTGGTCGCCGTGCCGATGTCCGCGCTCTTCGGCCTCGCCCTGCTCATCACCCACCTGCACGACGCCCGGAGGTCCACGCCATGTTCGGCCTGA
- a CDS encoding Sec-independent protein translocase subunit TatA/TatB, with amino-acid sequence MFGLTFEKLLLVAVVAGLLVGPHRLPVYAQRLADLVRTLRGLLADARTQAEREMGVSLQGTDWESLDPRRYDPRRIVRDALDEPADLLEPTEAPSAELLEEAQRVRPGQRYLVTGSAAHPRRVLIASLPEDDPRRRAAEVD; translated from the coding sequence ATGTTCGGCCTGACGTTCGAGAAGCTCCTCCTGGTGGCGGTCGTCGCCGGGCTCCTCGTGGGCCCCCATCGCCTGCCGGTCTACGCCCAGCGCCTCGCCGACCTCGTGCGGACGCTGCGCGGCCTCCTCGCGGACGCCCGCACCCAGGCCGAGCGCGAGATGGGCGTCTCCCTCCAGGGCACCGACTGGGAGTCGCTCGACCCGCGTCGGTACGACCCGCGGCGGATCGTCCGGGACGCGCTCGACGAGCCCGCCGACCTGCTCGAACCGACCGAGGCGCCGAGTGCCGAACTGCTCGAGGAGGCGCAGCGGGTACGCCCCGGCCAGAGGTACCTGGTGACCGGCTCCGCGGCCCATCCCCGCCGCGTCCTCATCGCCTCGCTGCCGGAGGACGACCCGCGACGGAGAGCGGCGGAGGTCGACTAG